One genomic region from Manis pentadactyla isolate mManPen7 chromosome 12, mManPen7.hap1, whole genome shotgun sequence encodes:
- the LOC130679956 gene encoding olfactory receptor 24-like gives MPMEARNHTSPSEFILMGLSDDPEQEYLLFSLFLCMYVVMAMGNLSIMLAISSDAHLHTPMYFFLANLSLVDFGLATNTVPKMLVNIQTKSKSISYACCLTQMYFFHFFGIVDSVLIAMMAYDRFVAICHPLHYTTVMSPRLCALLASTPWVFSFFISLTHILLMTRLVFCGNNELTHYFCDLTPLLRLSCTDTSVNKMFVLIVAGLVIATTFLCILASYACIIMTILQVPSAGGRKKAFSICSSHLSVVALFYGTTIGVYLCPSSVRTAMKEKASAVMYTTVTPMLNPFIYSLRNRDLKTALKNLINKKITSSS, from the coding sequence ATGCCCATGGAAGCAAGGAACCACACAAGTCCATCAGAATTCATCCTCATGGGGCTTTCTGATGATCCAGAGCAGGAGTATCTcctcttttctctgttcctctgcATGTATGTGGTCATGGCCATGGGGAACCTGTCCATCATGCTGGCCATCAGCTCAGAtgcccacctccacacccccatgtacttcttcttaGCCAATCTCTCCTTGGTTGACTTTGGCCTGGCCACCAACACTGTTCCTAAGATGCTGGTGAATATCCAGACCAAGAGCAAGTCCATCTCCTATGCCTGCTGCCTGACCCAAATGtacttcttccatttttttggtaTTGTTGACAGTGTCTTAATAGCCATGATGGCTTATGACAGGTTCGTGGCTATATGCCACCCCTTACACTATACCACTGTCATGAGTCCCCGCCTCTGTGCCCTGCTGGCCAGTACCCCATGGGTgttttccttcttcatctcccTCACTCACATCCTCCTGATGACACGCCTGGTTTTCTGCGGCAACAATGAGTTGACTCATTACTTCTGTGACCTCACCCCGCTTCTCAGGCTTTCTTGCACTGACACCTCAGTGAACAAGATGTTTGTGCTCATCGTGGCTGGGCTGGTGATTGCCACAACTTTCCTCTGCATCCTGGCTTCTTATGCCTGCATCATCATGACCATCCTGCAGGTCCCCTCTGCAGGTGGCAGGAAGAAAGCCTTTTCCATCTGCAGTTCTCACCTCTCTGTGGTTGCCCTCTTCTATGGGACCACCATTGGGGTCTATCTGTGTCCCTCATCTGTACGCACAGCCATGAAAGAGAAAGCCTCTGCTGTGATGTACACTACAGTCActcccatgctgaaccccttcatctacagtctGAGGAACAGGGACCTGAAAACGGCCCTGAAGAATCTCATCAACAAAAAAATCACCTCATCTTCCTGA